In the Vogesella sp. XCS3 genome, TCCGATACCTTTACCCGCTTGCAGCACAGCGGCGTGCTGAAGGTGGATGTGACAACCGACGATGTCAGCAATCTGCGCAAGTTGGCCGCAGGCCGTATCGACCTGTTCCCCATGGAAGGCGAGGCGGGCCAGCTCACCACCCGCTTGCAGCTGCCGCCTTCCATGGCGGCGCGCATTGTGCCGCAGGCGCGCGAATACTGGAGCACCCCGCTGTGCGTGGTGATATGGCGCGGCCACCCGCAGGCGGCCGAGCTGGTGCGGCGCTTTAACCGCGAGCTGCGCAAAATGAAAGACACCGGCGAGCTGGAGCTGCTCATCAACCAGACCCGCCACGCCATTTTTGCCCATATCGACAAGAAGCGCTGATCTTTGCCGCCACAGTGGGCATAATCGCCCTTTTCCCCTTACAGGCGGCCCGGCGTGAGCAAGTACGGCGAACTGGTTCAGCGCATCATCAGCAGTATCCGGCACGGTGATTATCAGCGTGGTGACACTTTGCCATCGCTGCGCCAGCTGGTGCAGCAATACGGTGTGGGCCTGAATACGGCGCGGCGTACCTATTACGAGCTGGAAAAGCTGGGCTATGTGGTGGCCCAGCCTCGCCGCGGCTACGTGGTGGCCGCCGATGCCGGTGGCGGCAGCGATAGCCTGGCCGCACCCTTGGGCGCGCCGTTCATCCACCCTGCCCTGTACGATACCCGCCCGCTGACCCACGCTTTTATCGGCGCCATGCGCCACTACGCCCAGGCGTTGGCCGAGCCGGCGCTGGCCGGCATGCCGGCACTGCGCCGACAGATCGCCCAGCAAGCTTACGCCGAGGGCTGGGAGGTACACGCCGACGAAGTGCTGATCACCTGTGGCGGCATGGAGGCCTTATCGCTGGCGGTGGCCGCCGTTACGCATGGCGTGGCACAGCCACAGGTAGCGGTGCTGCAGCCGGCGTTCCCCGGCCTGCTGGGTGGCTTGGCCGAGCAAGGCGTGGCCATCTTGCCGCTGGTGTTGGCCGCAGACGGCAGCGTGGCCACGGCCGAGCTGGAGCAGGCTTTGTCGCAGCGCCGGGTGCAAGCCATTGCCCTGATGAGTGCCTACTGCCACCCGCATGGGCGCAGTTTGCTACCGGCTACCCGCCAGCTATTGCTGGGGCTGGCGCAGCGCTACGATGTGCCGATTATCGAAGATGATGCCTACCGTTTGCTGGGGTTTGACGGCACGGTGCCCTTGCCCATGAAGGCCGACGACCGGGATGGCCGCATCTTGCTGTGCGGTACGTTTTCCAAATCGATGGCACCGGGCTACCGCGTGGGCTGGCTATTGCCCGGGCGCTATGGCGAGCTGGTGCGTCGCCTGAAACTGGCGCAGACGCTGGCGTCGCCGCTGCCCAACCAGCTGGCGCTGGCCGAGCTGCTGTCCGGCGGGCGCTACCTGCCGGGCTTGCGTCGTTTGCGCCAGCAGCTGGCCGACAAGGTAGGTCAGCTGGAAACCCTGTTGCGGCCAACCCTGCCCGACGGTGCCAGCCTGCAGCCTGCCGAGGGCGGCTATTTTGTCTGGCTGCGCGATGTGCCGGCGGACTGTGTGCAGCTGGCCGCTACCGCCCAGCGCCACGCCATCCAGCTGGCACCCGGTACGCTGTGCCAGCCGGACGCCGCAGGGCGGCACGCCCTGCGCCTTAATGCCAGCTACTTTGCCCCCGACCAGCAGCCGGCGCTGGACTGGCTGGCGCGTGCCATGCGCCGCGTATAGCCCGCTCAGGGCATCAGGAT is a window encoding:
- a CDS encoding PLP-dependent aminotransferase family protein; amino-acid sequence: MSKYGELVQRIISSIRHGDYQRGDTLPSLRQLVQQYGVGLNTARRTYYELEKLGYVVAQPRRGYVVAADAGGGSDSLAAPLGAPFIHPALYDTRPLTHAFIGAMRHYAQALAEPALAGMPALRRQIAQQAYAEGWEVHADEVLITCGGMEALSLAVAAVTHGVAQPQVAVLQPAFPGLLGGLAEQGVAILPLVLAADGSVATAELEQALSQRRVQAIALMSAYCHPHGRSLLPATRQLLLGLAQRYDVPIIEDDAYRLLGFDGTVPLPMKADDRDGRILLCGTFSKSMAPGYRVGWLLPGRYGELVRRLKLAQTLASPLPNQLALAELLSGGRYLPGLRRLRQQLADKVGQLETLLRPTLPDGASLQPAEGGYFVWLRDVPADCVQLAATAQRHAIQLAPGTLCQPDAAGRHALRLNASYFAPDQQPALDWLARAMRRV